The sequence TTCACAGGGAATCAGAAGGACATAGTCATCTACATATTGGGAGTTCTTTCCACGATATCGACTCAGATATTCGCATTCTACTTTGGCTCATCAGTGGGTTCAAAGGAGAAAACTGAAATACTTAAAAATTTCCATACCAGACTTTAAGGAGACCTCCCCTTGCTTTTCTGCCGTTCACCTCCGGTTTTTTCCATTTTCAAAGTCTCATTTCCACTTTCAAAAATCTTTTAAATCATAAAAAGAAAGGAGGTAAAAACAGCATGTTTGCATATATTGGAGGAAAGTGCAAAATAGCGAAGTGGATAATTTCCAACTTCCCGCAAAACTACAAGAACATGACCTACGTAGAAGTTTTCGGTGGAGCGGGATGGGTTTTGTTCAAAAAAGAACCTTCACTTGTTGAAGTCTATAACGACAACGATGAGCTACTCGTTAACCTCTTTATCGTTTTGAGAGACCATTTCCAAGAATTCAAAAGAAGAGCCAAAAGAACCTTGCACTCACGGCGTCAGTACCAAATGGCAATAGAACAGCTCAAGGCAGGCTATTTTCGGGACAACATAGATAAAGCCCTTCTTTATGCCATCACCGTAGTTCAGTCCTTTTCAGGAACAAGGAACAGCTGGGGATACTATATTTCTGCTAATAATAGAAAAACAAGTAGCACCCGTTGGCTTCCGTTCTTAAGAAAGCTCAACCAGATAAGGAAAAGGCTTTCCACGGTTCAAATAGAGTGTCTTGACTTCCGAAAAGTCATAGAAAAATACGAC is a genomic window of Balnearium lithotrophicum containing:
- a CDS encoding DNA adenine methylase, whose product is MFAYIGGKCKIAKWIISNFPQNYKNMTYVEVFGGAGWVLFKKEPSLVEVYNDNDELLVNLFIVLRDHFQEFKRRAKRTLHSRRQYQMAIEQLKAGYFRDNIDKALLYAITVVQSFSGTRNSWGYYISANNRKTSSTRWLPFLRKLNQIRKRLSTVQIECLDFRKVIEKYDTPNTLFYLDPPYVQKEHYYRIGFTEKDHRDLAEILKNIKGKFVLSYYPCELVEKLYKGFNWHTKEVSKPSYGVTVYSKVRSRPRGTELLIKNY